A window of Ardenticatena maritima contains these coding sequences:
- a CDS encoding heavy-metal-associated domain-containing protein, giving the protein MQTETYAVPSISCGHCVMTIQRELKELEGVVDVKADQETKRVVVTYDAPASREKIAALMEEIGYPIAEVIA; this is encoded by the coding sequence ATGCAAACTGAAACGTATGCCGTGCCGTCCATTTCCTGTGGCCATTGCGTGATGACCATTCAGCGCGAGTTGAAAGAGTTGGAAGGCGTGGTTGACGTCAAAGCCGACCAGGAGACAAAGCGCGTGGTGGTGACGTATGATGCGCCGGCGTCGCGCGAGAAGATTGCCGCGTTGATGGAGGAGATTGGGTATCCCATCGCCGAGGTCATCGCCTGA
- the rpoD gene encoding RNA polymerase sigma factor RpoD, with amino-acid sequence MHLPVPNTNDETPAETPAALASVAPSTINTLRRHLYEIPLYLYLLPDELLKRLLDTTQENRLPLAETVNHWLSELDDETLEQHLNRIHRRAVNAKQLLANANLRLVVSVAKRYMNRGMSFLDLIQEGNLGLLRAVEKFDHTKGYKFSTYATWWIRQAISRAIADQSRTIRIPVHMLDTINRVIRISRRLTQELGQEPSDEDIALEMGLLPEHEAELIRQAREHGERLDPVLARKLRRAAAKVRRIMNLAQDPISLEAPISNEDNSSLGDFIADEKSTTPVDEASRTMLAKQLREILSQLSDRERKVLELRFGLYDGRPRTLEEVGQEFGVTRERIRQIEAKALRKLRHPLRSKELRDYLS; translated from the coding sequence CTGCACTTGCCCGTACCCAACACCAATGATGAAACACCGGCTGAAACACCGGCGGCTCTCGCCTCCGTCGCGCCCAGCACCATCAACACTCTCCGGCGGCATCTTTATGAAATTCCCTTGTACCTTTATCTCTTGCCGGATGAACTGTTGAAACGCCTCTTGGACACCACCCAAGAGAATCGCCTGCCGCTGGCGGAAACCGTCAACCACTGGCTGAGCGAACTGGACGACGAGACCCTGGAACAACATCTGAACCGCATTCATCGCCGCGCTGTCAACGCCAAGCAATTGCTCGCCAACGCCAACCTGCGCCTTGTGGTGAGCGTTGCGAAACGCTACATGAACCGCGGCATGAGTTTTCTGGACCTCATTCAGGAAGGCAACCTGGGCTTGCTGCGCGCCGTGGAAAAATTCGACCACACCAAGGGCTATAAATTCAGCACCTACGCCACCTGGTGGATTCGGCAAGCCATCTCACGCGCCATCGCCGACCAATCGCGCACCATCCGCATTCCCGTCCACATGCTCGACACCATCAACCGCGTTATCCGCATCTCGCGCCGCCTGACCCAAGAACTGGGGCAAGAACCAAGCGATGAAGACATTGCCCTTGAAATGGGCTTGTTGCCTGAGCATGAAGCCGAACTCATCCGCCAGGCGCGCGAACATGGCGAACGCCTGGACCCCGTATTGGCGCGCAAATTGCGCCGCGCCGCCGCCAAAGTGCGCCGTATCATGAACCTTGCACAAGACCCCATTTCATTGGAAGCCCCCATCAGCAACGAAGACAACAGCAGCCTGGGGGACTTCATCGCGGATGAAAAATCAACCACACCCGTGGATGAAGCCAGCCGCACCATGCTCGCCAAACAATTGCGCGAAATTCTCAGCCAACTGTCAGACCGCGAGCGCAAAGTGCTCGAACTGCGTTTCGGTTTGTACGATGGTCGCCCCCGCACACTGGAAGAAGTCGGGCAAGAGTTTGGCGTGACACGCGAGCGTATTCGCCAAATCGAAGCCAAAGCGCTCCGCAAACTGCGCCACCCGCTACGGAGCAAAGAGTTGCGCGATTATCTCTCCTGA
- a CDS encoding AAA family ATPase, whose translation MEIAAVQPLAERIIENVQRVIVGKRDIIELVLVALLAEGHILLEDVPGTGKTTLARTLARSLNVDFQRLQFTPDLLPSDVTGLYIYDQRTGDFVFRRGPVFTNILLADEINRATPRTQSALLEAMQERQVSVEGETYPLPRPFLVIATQNPVELEGTFPLPEAQLDRFLLRLSLGYPSAEDEEKMLLRFEREDPLPTLEPVASADDLLAARQAIRHVRVDDDIRRYIINITRATREHEAIELGASPRATLALYQAAQALAAIQGRDYVIPDDVKRLCPVVLTHRVLLSTQVVLRGRTPEAAINDIIESIPVPVEKV comes from the coding sequence ATGGAAATTGCCGCTGTTCAACCGCTTGCCGAACGCATCATCGAGAACGTGCAGCGTGTTATCGTTGGAAAACGCGACATCATCGAACTGGTACTCGTCGCGCTGCTTGCCGAGGGGCATATCCTGCTGGAAGACGTGCCCGGCACCGGCAAAACCACATTGGCACGCACGCTGGCGCGTTCGCTGAATGTGGACTTTCAACGCCTGCAATTCACCCCCGACCTGCTCCCAAGCGACGTCACGGGGCTTTACATCTACGACCAGCGCACGGGCGATTTTGTCTTCCGCCGCGGTCCCGTCTTCACCAACATCTTGCTGGCGGACGAAATCAACCGCGCCACGCCGCGCACCCAATCGGCGCTGCTGGAAGCCATGCAAGAACGCCAGGTTTCGGTTGAAGGCGAAACCTACCCGCTCCCGCGTCCGTTCCTGGTGATTGCCACGCAAAACCCCGTCGAACTGGAAGGCACATTCCCGCTTCCCGAAGCCCAACTCGACCGGTTTTTGCTGCGCCTTTCACTCGGCTACCCCAGCGCCGAAGACGAAGAAAAAATGCTCTTGCGCTTCGAGCGCGAAGACCCGCTCCCCACGCTTGAACCCGTCGCCAGCGCCGACGACCTTCTCGCCGCGCGGCAAGCGATACGCCACGTGCGTGTTGATGACGACATCCGCCGCTACATCATCAACATCACCCGCGCCACACGCGAGCATGAAGCCATCGAACTCGGCGCCAGCCCACGCGCCACGCTCGCCCTCTACCAGGCGGCGCAAGCCCTCGCCGCCATTCAAGGGCGCGACTACGTCATCCCCGACGACGTGAAGCGGCTCTGCCCCGTAGTCCTCACGCACCGCGTGCTGCTGAGCACACAAGTTGTTCTGCGTGGGCGCACCCCGGAAGCCGCCATCAACGACATCATCGAAAGCATTCCAGTCCCGGTTGAAAAGGTGTAA
- a CDS encoding RluA family pseudouridine synthase: MSRITWQVPETARGERLDRWLAGQLPDLTRSAVQKLITDGRVQVDGVVAAKGGVKLRGTEHVSVALPEPRPPTPQPEPLPLDVLYEDEDVIVVNKPPGLVVHPAPGHEGGTLVNALLARYPDLAVRDQSDRPGIVHRLDRDTSGVLIVARHAEARRFLQRQFSRREVEKFYLAAVHGRPSSDHGLIDAPLGRDPRDRKKFAVVPGGRPALTEFTVRELFPEYTLLEVRLITGRTHQIRVHLASIGTPIVNDTVYGRRRPVPGLPSQRQFLHAWRLRLRLPSGAIHTFEAPLAPDLEATLAFWRQQVDVRR; this comes from the coding sequence ATGAGCCGTATCACCTGGCAGGTTCCCGAAACAGCGCGGGGTGAGCGGCTTGACCGGTGGCTTGCCGGGCAACTCCCCGACCTCACCCGCTCGGCGGTGCAGAAGTTGATTACCGACGGGCGCGTGCAGGTGGACGGCGTTGTCGCCGCCAAAGGGGGGGTGAAACTGCGCGGTACCGAGCACGTCAGCGTGGCGTTGCCTGAACCGCGCCCGCCGACGCCGCAGCCGGAACCGTTGCCGCTGGATGTGTTGTACGAAGATGAGGATGTGATTGTGGTGAACAAGCCGCCGGGGCTGGTGGTGCATCCCGCGCCGGGGCACGAAGGCGGCACATTGGTCAACGCCTTGTTGGCGCGCTATCCCGACCTGGCGGTGCGCGACCAGAGCGACCGACCGGGGATTGTGCATCGCCTCGACCGCGATACGTCGGGGGTGTTGATTGTGGCGCGGCATGCCGAAGCACGGCGGTTTTTACAGCGGCAGTTTAGCCGCCGCGAGGTGGAGAAGTTTTATTTGGCGGCGGTGCATGGGCGTCCGTCAAGCGACCATGGCTTGATTGACGCGCCGCTGGGGCGTGACCCGCGCGACCGCAAGAAATTTGCCGTTGTGCCGGGGGGACGCCCCGCGCTGACTGAATTCACGGTGCGCGAACTCTTTCCTGAATACACCTTGCTGGAAGTCCGTTTGATTACAGGGCGCACGCACCAAATTCGTGTGCATTTGGCTTCCATTGGAACGCCGATTGTCAATGACACGGTCTATGGACGGCGTCGCCCTGTGCCGGGATTACCGAGCCAGCGGCAATTTTTGCACGCCTGGCGGTTGCGCCTGCGTTTGCCGTCTGGTGCGATACACACATTTGAAGCACCGCTGGCGCCGGATTTGGAAGCGACCCTCGCGTTCTGGCGCCAGCAGGTTGATGTGCGTCGATGA
- a CDS encoding DnaJ C-terminal domain-containing protein: protein MEYKDYYKILGVPKTATQEEIKKAYRKLARQYHPDVNKGDPKAEEKFKEINEAYQVLSDPEKRAKYDRLGADWERWQRAGGQGGFDWSQYTQGGPGVEFRWSTSGEGFEDIFGDSIFSDFFEQIFGGRGRAGAGTRTRTRTTAPRKGRDLEAPVEITLEEAYHGTKRLIELGDGRRIEATIPRGVREGQKVRLRGQGEPGIAGGEPGDLYLVVHILPHPTWRIEGEDLHTDVPVDIFTAVAGGEVPVPTPSGTVMLKIPPRTQNGRTFRLRGKGMPKRKGDGYGDLYAHVKLVLPDDLTPEEERVLRELAEKRRARV from the coding sequence ATGGAATACAAGGACTATTACAAAATTCTTGGGGTTCCCAAGACAGCAACGCAAGAGGAAATCAAGAAGGCGTACCGGAAACTGGCGCGCCAATACCATCCCGATGTGAACAAGGGAGACCCGAAAGCGGAAGAAAAATTCAAGGAAATCAACGAAGCCTATCAGGTGCTGAGCGACCCGGAGAAGCGCGCCAAATATGACCGGTTGGGTGCGGATTGGGAACGCTGGCAACGTGCGGGTGGACAAGGTGGCTTCGATTGGAGCCAGTATACGCAAGGCGGTCCGGGTGTTGAGTTTCGCTGGTCAACCAGTGGTGAAGGGTTTGAGGATATTTTCGGCGATTCCATTTTCTCGGACTTCTTCGAGCAGATTTTTGGCGGACGTGGACGCGCCGGCGCCGGGACGCGAACCCGCACGCGCACAACCGCGCCGCGCAAAGGTCGCGACCTGGAAGCGCCCGTCGAAATTACGCTTGAAGAAGCGTATCATGGCACAAAGCGCCTGATTGAGTTGGGCGATGGGCGCCGTATCGAAGCGACTATCCCGCGTGGTGTGCGCGAAGGGCAGAAGGTGCGCTTGCGTGGGCAGGGTGAGCCGGGTATCGCCGGTGGTGAGCCGGGCGATTTGTACCTGGTTGTGCATATTTTGCCGCACCCCACCTGGCGTATCGAGGGTGAAGATTTGCACACGGATGTTCCCGTGGATATCTTCACCGCCGTTGCGGGTGGGGAAGTGCCCGTGCCTACGCCGAGCGGGACGGTCATGCTCAAAATTCCGCCGCGCACCCAAAATGGGCGCACGTTCCGCTTGCGCGGCAAAGGGATGCCCAAGCGCAAGGGCGATGGATATGGCGACCTCTACGCCCATGTCAAACTCGTCTTGCCTGACGATTTGACGCCGGAAGAGGAACGGGTCTTGCGCGAACTCGCCGAAAAACGGCGCGCGCGCGTCTAA
- the lspA gene encoding signal peptidase II, whose protein sequence is MNETRRGRRWLLWGLAIAVFALDQITKQMVRMWLPMHTTWRPFDTFPLNRLGVMHTYNTGAAFGILQDYGLFFVVIAFIVIAGIVVFQHRLPPDRTLIFSALGLQLGGALGNLSDRLIFGHVTDFIRIDLTDTYTFPIFNVADMAIVGGVLLLAWKLHQEEEQGRMAKTPPVEEEPFPPVVVHMPEGNGRRAADESRVLSWPSEEVESE, encoded by the coding sequence ATGAACGAAACGCGACGGGGGCGGCGATGGCTGTTATGGGGGCTGGCCATTGCCGTGTTCGCTCTGGATCAAATCACAAAACAGATGGTGCGCATGTGGTTGCCCATGCACACCACGTGGCGCCCATTTGACACATTCCCGCTCAACCGCCTGGGGGTTATGCATACCTACAACACCGGGGCGGCGTTTGGCATTTTGCAGGATTACGGGCTCTTTTTTGTCGTGATTGCGTTCATCGTGATTGCGGGGATTGTCGTTTTTCAGCACCGTTTACCGCCCGATCGCACGTTGATTTTTTCGGCGTTGGGGTTGCAACTGGGCGGTGCGTTGGGCAACCTGTCCGACCGCCTCATTTTTGGGCATGTCACGGATTTTATTCGGATTGATTTGACCGACACGTACACCTTCCCCATTTTCAATGTCGCCGATATGGCCATTGTGGGGGGCGTGTTGTTGCTGGCGTGGAAATTGCACCAGGAAGAAGAGCAGGGACGCATGGCGAAAACGCCGCCTGTGGAAGAAGAGCCGTTTCCGCCGGTGGTGGTTCATATGCCTGAAGGGAATGGGCGGCGTGCCGCCGATGAGTCGCGCGTCTTGTCGTGGCCTAGCGAAGAGGTGGAGAGCGAATGA
- a CDS encoding DegV family protein — MIRIVTDSAANLPEPFVNAFDIAVVPLKVIIGDHIYRDGVDLSVAEFYEMLQSKNISPSTSQPSPDDFAEVYKPILDAGDEILSIHLAHTLSGTFNSAVQAAQQFPNAPITLVDTYLVSIGTGLAVLGAAQAVRQGATREEAADVATRMSKQTTLLFTLETLEYLRRGGRIGNASAFFGTLLRIKPVLALQHGVVEPVDRVRTRQRALARMIEMVAEQHQDTPVWMGVAHANAPDEAAQVRAELEARLDVRFCVETVIGPVVGAHAGPGTVGVAVTPAPEGVEAPRV; from the coding sequence ATGATTCGGATTGTTACAGATAGCGCGGCAAATTTGCCGGAACCGTTTGTCAACGCCTTCGACATTGCCGTCGTGCCGTTGAAAGTCATCATCGGCGACCATATCTATCGCGATGGCGTTGACCTTTCGGTGGCGGAATTTTACGAGATGTTGCAGTCAAAAAACATTTCGCCTTCCACGTCGCAGCCTTCGCCGGATGACTTTGCGGAAGTGTACAAACCCATCCTTGACGCCGGCGATGAGATTTTGTCCATCCATTTGGCGCATACACTGAGCGGTACGTTCAACTCGGCGGTGCAGGCGGCGCAACAATTCCCCAATGCGCCCATCACGCTTGTTGATACGTATCTCGTTTCGATTGGGACGGGGCTGGCTGTCCTTGGCGCGGCGCAGGCTGTGCGGCAAGGCGCCACGCGGGAAGAAGCCGCCGATGTCGCGACGCGCATGTCCAAGCAGACAACCTTGCTTTTCACGCTGGAAACGCTTGAGTATTTGCGGCGTGGTGGGCGTATTGGCAACGCCAGCGCCTTTTTCGGGACGCTCTTGCGGATCAAGCCGGTGCTGGCGCTTCAGCATGGCGTGGTGGAACCGGTTGACCGTGTGCGCACACGCCAGCGCGCATTGGCACGCATGATTGAGATGGTGGCTGAACAACACCAGGACACCCCCGTCTGGATGGGGGTTGCGCATGCCAACGCCCCTGACGAAGCGGCGCAGGTGCGCGCCGAATTGGAAGCCAGGCTGGATGTGCGGTTCTGTGTCGAAACGGTGATTGGGCCTGTGGTGGGGGCGCACGCTGGACCGGGGACGGTGGGCGTGGCGGTGACGCCAGCCCCCGAAGGGGTAGAAGCGCCGCGTGTGTAG
- a CDS encoding TraR/DksA family transcriptional regulator, which produces MLQTDQLSLLRAKLEEALQDAQRELETLREEIETEADYGLGEGDPAIVEREMAMAMIEEVEGRIKTIEAALQRMEEGTYGICVECGAEIPYERLEIIPETPYCVQCAAKKR; this is translated from the coding sequence ATGCTGCAAACAGATCAACTCTCACTGCTGCGTGCCAAACTGGAAGAAGCGTTGCAAGACGCACAACGCGAACTGGAAACGCTCCGCGAAGAAATCGAGACCGAAGCCGACTATGGGCTGGGGGAAGGCGACCCCGCCATCGTGGAGCGTGAGATGGCGATGGCGATGATTGAGGAAGTGGAAGGGCGTATCAAGACGATTGAAGCGGCATTGCAACGCATGGAAGAAGGCACATACGGGATTTGCGTTGAGTGTGGCGCGGAAATTCCCTACGAACGCTTGGAAATTATCCCCGAAACGCCTTATTGCGTGCAGTGCGCAGCCAAGAAACGCTAA
- a CDS encoding DUF420 domain-containing protein, whose translation MGVETWLPPLTSGMILVSGLFLVAGWIAIKRKQRERHHRLMLGATIFAALFLVLYVTRFLLLGAKPFEHGGWLRTLYFAILIPHSILAMVVGPAALLAIYRANKKQFRQHRRIGRWLVPVWLFVAASGWVIYWMLYQL comes from the coding sequence ATGGGGGTCGAAACGTGGTTGCCGCCACTCACAAGCGGCATGATTTTGGTGAGTGGTCTCTTTTTGGTAGCCGGCTGGATTGCAATCAAGCGCAAACAGCGTGAACGCCATCATCGGCTCATGCTGGGCGCGACCATTTTTGCGGCGCTGTTTCTTGTCCTCTACGTGACCCGCTTTTTGCTCTTGGGCGCGAAACCATTCGAGCATGGCGGATGGTTGCGCACGCTCTATTTTGCCATTCTGATTCCGCATTCCATCCTGGCGATGGTTGTGGGTCCGGCGGCGTTGCTTGCCATTTACCGCGCCAACAAGAAGCAGTTTCGCCAACACCGCCGGATTGGGCGCTGGCTTGTGCCGGTCTGGTTGTTTGTGGCGGCGTCAGGGTGGGTAATTTATTGGATGCTCTATCAACTCTGA
- a CDS encoding metal-sensitive transcriptional regulator: MSEKAQNHRHKKEILARLQSIEGHVRGVARMVENDAYCIDIIQQTQAIKRALDKVNQLILNDHLNHCVITAIRGDDPLERERVISELADLFEAQSRL; the protein is encoded by the coding sequence ATGAGCGAGAAAGCGCAAAATCACCGTCACAAAAAAGAAATTCTGGCGCGCTTGCAGAGTATCGAAGGGCATGTGCGTGGTGTTGCCCGTATGGTCGAAAACGATGCCTATTGCATTGACATTATTCAACAGACGCAAGCCATCAAGCGCGCACTGGATAAAGTCAACCAGTTGATTCTCAACGACCACCTGAACCATTGTGTGATTACAGCCATTCGTGGTGATGACCCGCTGGAACGTGAACGGGTCATCAGTGAATTGGCTGATTTGTTTGAAGCCCAAAGTCGTTTGTAG